GCCGAAGTCGTCATAGGCGTAGCTGGTGACGTGGTTGCGGGCGTCGGTCACGGCCACCAGATTGTCCCAGAGATCGTACCTGTGCCGGGCCGAGGCCACGCCCGCACGGGTCACGGCCAGCAGCCGGTTCAGGGCGTCGTAGGTGTACTTCGTGTCCACGCCCTCGGGCTCCGTGACGCGGACCAGATTGCCGTTTTTGTCGTAATAGCGGCGTTCCGTGGCGTTGTCCGGATAGAGCAGCGCGTCGGGATTGCCGGTCTCGTCGTAGCTCTGGCTCAGGGTGAAGGTTTGCGTTCCGGCGGAGGTGTGGATGTCCTGCCGGCGGACCCGCCCCTTGGCGTCATGCGCCCAGGAAATTTTATGCCCCTTCGGATCGGTCACGGATATCAGGAATCCGTTGGTATAATTGTAGCGCGTGGTCCGGTTGCCGGGCTGGATCATGCCCGTCAGCCGGCCGGCGTCGTCGTAGGTGAAGCTGGTGGTGATGTTGCCCGCCGTGGTGGTCAGCACATTGCCCTGCAGATCGTACGTCAAAGTGCTCACCAGGCCGTCCGGGCGGGTGATGGTGCGCGGTCTGCCCAGGGGCGTGTAGTCGCCGTAGGTGGTGACCTGGCCCAGAGCGTCGGTCACGGTGCGCAGCTGGCCGCGATTGTGCCCCTGCGCCGCCGCGTCGGGGTAGTAGGCGAAGCTGGTCACGTCGTTCACGTCCGTGCGCGGGCCGTCGATGGACGCGATCCGCCCCAGGGTCGTGTAGGTCATGGTGATGGTGGCGCTGGACGCCACCCCGTTTCTGATGCCGGTCCGGGTCAGGGTCAGGGGGTTGCCGTCGGCGTCGTAGGTCATGGCCGTGGTCACGCTGCCCCCGCTCTGCACCGCTGACGGACGGCTGATGCTCGCCGGCTGGTTGTGCGCGGTGTAGGCGGTGGTCGTGGTGCGGGCCAGGACGGTTCCGGCGGCCTCGGTTTCGGTCAGCATGTTGCCGGCCGCGTCGTAGGTGTACGCCGTGACCGTGCCTTCCGCGTCCGTGACCCGGCTGATCTGCTGCGCGGCCGTGTACTCGTAGCTCGCGCCCGTGCTTCCGCCGCAGGCGTTGCAGGCCGGGCCGGTGAAAGACCTGACCCGCGCCACGCCGCCGGTGGCGTCGAGCTGGTAGGTGGAGGTCACGTTCATGGCGTCGGTGATCGTGCGGGTCAGGGCCGAGGGGTAGGCGATGGTGATCCGGTCCGTGTCTCCGGCCAGAGCGGAGGCCGTCACTCGTCCGTCCGCGTCGTAGCTCAGGGTCTGCACGCGCAGGCCCGTCGCGTCGATGACGCCGGTCAGCCGTTGTCCGGAGTATTCGTATCGCCGGCTCTTGCCGTCGGGCCGCTGCACGCTGGTCAGATGGCCCTGCCGGTCATAAGTGTAGGAAAAGGTTCCCGCGGGTGTGACGATGCTTGCCAGACGTCCGCCGGAATAGGTGAAGTGGATGGCCCGGCCGAGGGAGTCCGTCACGGACACGAGAGGCGGGTTCTGCAGGGTCCTGACAACGGTGTTGCCGCGGGCGTCGCGTTCGGTCACGGAGCGCGTGCCGCTGTAGGCGCAGGTGACGGTGGCTCCGTTGGCAAAGGCGATGCCGGTCAGCAGGCCCTGGCTGTCGTAGGCGTGGATGTCGCGGTTGACCCGCAGCAGCTGGTAGCCCGCGCCGGTCTTCATGATGCTCTGGCGCGGCCCGATCTGGCTGACGAACGTGCCGTTGCCGTCTGGCTGGAAGCGGACATGGCGGCCGTCGCCCTGAATCAGGGTGATGCTCGAATTGTTGTCCACCAGCCGCTCCGACAGAAAGGGCGAGGACCAACCGTATCCGAGTACGCTGTCCTCCGTGGACTGGCTGTTATATGTCCGGGTGAAGGACAGGACCAGCGGTCCGTCAAGACGGACATCTGTTTCCTGTACGTACTTGTTGCCCGTGGCGAAGTTCACGCCGTGACCGGATATGTATGGATATGATGACGCACCGGCGGAGAAGGGAAGGAAAATTACAGAGAGGAGAAGAATGGATATATGCAATACGTGGCGCTTCATAAGATTCTCCGCAGGTTCATTATTTATCGCGCATCATGATGGACAGTCAGGGCAACGGGCAGACCGGCGGCGCGCCGAGGTTCAGCACGGGATCGATCGCTGGCGCGGGCGGTGTCGGCGGTGGGCAGGGATCGTCGTTCATCTCGTCGCGTTTCACGCCGTTACAATAAAGTACCGCGTGATAGTAGTTGCCGAAGATGGTGCCGGGGATGGGCGGCCGCCGAACCTGGCAGAGAGCGGCCTTGTGCGCCGGAAACTGGATCTGGAAGACAAGCCCGCCGGTATATACGCCCTGCCCAGGATTTATCCGGCAGGCGGCGTCTATGGCCCGCTCTGCTCCTGCACGGGGTTCGCTGGCGTTATACGGGAAAAATGCGTCGGGAAACTGCTCCACCACCCAGTACAGCCCTTCCGGAAAGGCCGGTGCGTTCCGGGGGCACAGAAGGAGCAGGACAAGGAGGGAAAAGACGGAAGCTCTCACGTTCATAAAAGACCACCTTTCGGGCACTGACCAGACATGGATATTTTCATTTGGACGAGTTCGTCGGTCCCGATTTTACGGATACAATATTTCCCGTCTTGTCATAGGAATACGTGACAGTGCTGTTGGCAAATGTCGCGGAGACAAGGCGGTCCTGGGAATCGTACCTGTACTTCACCTCTCCGGCGGAGATGAGGTAGGGAAGCGAGAGAAGACATATCAGGCAGAGGAATGACAGT
Above is a window of Desulfomicrobium orale DSM 12838 DNA encoding:
- a CDS encoding RHS repeat-associated core domain-containing protein — its product is MNFATGNKYVQETDVRLDGPLVLSFTRTYNSQSTEDSVLGYGWSSPFLSERLVDNNSSITLIQGDGRHVRFQPDGNGTFVSQIGPRQSIMKTGAGYQLLRVNRDIHAYDSQGLLTGIAFANGATVTCAYSGTRSVTERDARGNTVVRTLQNPPLVSVTDSLGRAIHFTYSGGRLASIVTPAGTFSYTYDRQGHLTSVQRPDGKSRRYEYSGQRLTGVIDATGLRVQTLSYDADGRVTASALAGDTDRITIAYPSALTRTITDAMNVTSTYQLDATGGVARVRSFTGPACNACGGSTGASYEYTAAQQISRVTDAEGTVTAYTYDAAGNMLTETEAAGTVLARTTTTAYTAHNQPASISRPSAVQSGGSVTTAMTYDADGNPLTLTRTGIRNGVASSATITMTYTTLGRIASIDGPRTDVNDVTSFAYYPDAAAQGHNRGQLRTVTDALGQVTTYGDYTPLGRPRTITRPDGLVSTLTYDLQGNVLTTTAGNITTSFTYDDAGRLTGMIQPGNRTTRYNYTNGFLISVTDPKGHKISWAHDAKGRVRRQDIHTSAGTQTFTLSQSYDETGNPDALLYPDNATERRYYDKNGNLVRVTEPEGVDTKYTYDALNRLLAVTRAGVASARHRYDLWDNLVAVTDARNHVTSYAYDDFGNVVRETAPDTGNSIFAYDLADNLTRRTDARGQAVTYAYDALNRPARMNWPGGSNVFSYDRGGRLARIQSGADRWNFACNALGQLISETRTMNGVVSRVRYGYSSSTGNPNALIYPSGRILRMLYNSSNQIVGLTLDHQPLISNITYLPFGPVKSFRAGNMAFNRAYDQRYQVTRMNGGSSNRRYTRDKNGRVTGITNVRTPSLAGLNATLDYATENNRLQSVIGANAGTYIYDANGNTLSDGRHAFTYDALNRLTAVSANNTVLATYTYDARNRRTSKTAGGRTIHYHYDQDSRLIGESLANGTVLREYVYLRGEPVALLEYETRPGWYFYVTDHLGTPQQLVDSRGAVVWQAACLPYGETKVLKATVQNNLRFPGQYFDAETGLHYNWNRYYNPKTGRYITADPIGLDGGMNVYAYAGGNPMNAVDPWGLATENWSNCFANCVEKERLDWDIVLSTLGGALGFSTMPKTPAELKKHFGDRASQNKWTGQPSRWAGRIGRIARNLEESNSVRSIMFTARRNIRDFGRSAIGRTLGRSALVGLIFEGYYDWGVIIRCAYVCEQNECIY